The genomic region CCAGCTTTTCCGTGCTATTCTCCTGGGCCTCGGCCTTTGCCGGCAGCGTGAAGTAGAATGTCGTCCCCACCCCGGGCGTCGACTCAACCCAGATCCGGCCGCCATGCCGCTCGACGATCTTCTTACAGATGGCCAGGCCTATGCCATTACCCTTATACTGCGACGCGCTATTCAGGCGCTGGAAGATTATGAAGAGCTTGTTAAAGTACTTCGGGTCTATCCCTATGCCATTGTCAGATACTGAGAAGACCCACTCGTCGCCCTTCTTCTCAGCGCCAATGTGCACCTCGGGCGGGACGCCCTCCTTCCTGAACTTGATGGCGTTGCCCACCAGGTTCTGGAATACGTGCATGATCTGGGTGAAGTCAGCCATTACGACGGGCATGGTAGCGTGGGTTACCTTCGCACCGCTCTCATCTATGGCCACGCTCAGGTTGGTGGTCACCTGGCTGATCACCTCCTCCAGGTTGGTCGGCTCCAGGGGCTTTTCCTTCGTGCCAACCCTCGAGAACTCGAGCAGGTCTACGATCATCTGCCTCATGCGGGCCGTGCCGTCGACCACGAACTTGATGTACTCGTCGGCGCTTGGATCGAGCTTACCCTTATAGCGCTTCGCGAGCAACTGCACGTACTGGTTTACCATGCGCAGCGGCTCCTGTAGGTCATGGGAGGCGATATAGGCGAACTGCTCAAGCTCCTCGTTAGAGCGCTTTAGCTCGAGGCGCTCCTTATCCAGGGCGCTTTCAATCTTCTTGCGCTCATTGATCTCTTCTTTCATAGCGGCATTCGCCTTCTCAAGCTCTGCAGTCCTTTCGGCGACCTTCATTTCCAGCTCGTCCTGGGCTTTGCGCATGGCGATTTCTGCGTTCTTACGCTCGGTTATGTCCTGGATGATGCCAAAAATCGACGCCGGCTTTCCTTCTGAATCTTTTTCGATCCTATCGGCCATGAAGTTAACGTACTTCACTACCCCATCCAGCGTGACTATGCGGTAGTCTATGTTAAAGAGCTTATTTTCTTTTATGGCCGATTCAATCGCCCCGAGGACCATGTCTTTGTCGTCCTTATGTGCATGGTAAACTATCCAGTGAACGTTTGGATGGAAGTCCCCTGGATCATAGCCGAAAATCCTGAAGACCTCGTCAGACCACTGTATCTTTTTGGTCTTTATATCCATCTCCCAGTTGCCGATGTGTGCGATGCTCTGTGCCATTGCGAGGAGGTCGCTGCCTTTCCTGATGGTCTCCTCAAAGTTCTTACGCTCGGTGATGTCCTGTAGGATGCCGAATAGCATCTTTGGATTGCCCACATCATCTCTCGTGCACCTGTCCGCCACCCAGTTCACGTATTTAATTGAGCCGTCTGGCCTTATGACGCGCATGTCTATGTAGAAGAGCTTGTTTTCGCAAAGCGCCATGTTTAACGATTTGCGGAATAGCTTCATATCCGCGGGGTGAACATGTGCGTTGAACCACTCCATGGTTGGCTGGAATTCCTGGGGGTTAAACCCGAAGATCCTGAAGATCTCGTCTGACCATGTGAAATTGTTTGTCTTTAGGTTTAGAGCCCAGTTGCCCACGTGTGCTATGCTTTGTGCCCTGTTGAGGATGCGCATGTTCTTGCGGGCTTCTTCCTCCGACTTCTTACGCTCAGTGATATCCTGCATGATACCATAGAGACGCTTCGGCTTACCCTCAGTATCCCTCACACACTTATCCGCAATATAATTAATGTACCTGATGGAACCATCCCGCCTCACGATCCTGACGTCAATGTTAAAGAACTTGTTCTCCTTAAACGCCGCTTCTATTGATTTTTGATACAATTCTTTGTCAGCCGGGTGGACATGCTCCATAATCCAGTCCATAGTGGGCTGAAACTCCTGAGGATTGTATCCAAAAATCCTGAAAAGTTCATCAGACCAGGTAAACCCATTCGTCCTAAGATCCCAGGCCCAATTACCCACATGAGCAATACTCTGCGCACGATTAAGAATACGCATCTCTTTTCGAACTTCTTCCTCCAACTTCTTACGCTCAGTGATATCCTGCATGATACCATAGAGACGCTTCGGCTTACCCTCAGTATCCCTCACACACTTATCCGCAATATAATTAACATATCGTATTGACCCATCTTGCCTAACGATCCTGACGTCAATGTTAAAGAACTTGTTCTCCTTAAACGCCGCTTCTATTGATTTTTGATACAATTCTTTGTCAGCCGGGTGTATGCGCTCCGTGATCCA from Methanocella conradii HZ254 harbors:
- a CDS encoding PAS domain-containing protein, with protein sequence MKTGSNRIDRGVENSAHSKEACKDGGLSVAIDSVFNSSPVPMFAINVEHKVVSWNEPLELLTGIKAKEAIGTSVHKSLFNKSEIAALADIIVDGAVDEIKSNDKYKKSSYLPNAYETDRFLPELGKWLKFVASPIRDANGKITGAVGTLIDITEVKRMEEEARKSMYILNRAQSIAHVGNWAWDLRTNSFTWSDELYRIFGYNPQEFQPTMDWITERIHPADKELYQKSIEAAFKENKFFNIDVRIVRQDGSIRYVNYIADKCVRDTEGKPKRLYGIMQDITERKKLEEEVRKEMRILNRAQSIAHVGNWAWDLRTNSFTWSDELYRIFGYNPQEFQPTMDWITERIHPADKELYQKSIEAAFKENKFFNIDVRIVRQDGSIRYINYIADKCVRDTEGKPKRLYGIMQDITERKKSEEEARKNMRILNRAQSIAHVGNWAWDLRTNGFTWSDELFRIFGYNPQEFQPTMDWITERIHPADKELYQKSIEAAFKENKFFNIDVRIVRQDGSIRYVNYIADKCVRDTEGKPKRLYGIMQDITERKKLEEEVRKEMRILNRAQSIAHVGNWAWDLRTNGFTWSDELFRIFGYNPQEFQPTMDWIMEHVHPADKELYQKSIEAAFKENKFFNIDVRIVRRDGSIRYINYIADKCVRDTEGKPKRLYGIMQDITERKKSEEEARKNMRILNRAQSIAHVGNWALNLKTNNFTWSDEIFRIFGFNPQEFQPTMEWFNAHVHPADMKLFRKSLNMALCENKLFYIDMRVIRPDGSIKYVNWVADRCTRDDVGNPKMLFGILQDITERKNFEETIRKGSDLLAMAQSIAHIGNWEMDIKTKKIQWSDEVFRIFGYDPGDFHPNVHWIVYHAHKDDKDMVLGAIESAIKENKLFNIDYRIVTLDGVVKYVNFMADRIEKDSEGKPASIFGIIQDITERKNAEIAMRKAQDELEMKVAERTAELEKANAAMKEEINERKKIESALDKERLELKRSNEELEQFAYIASHDLQEPLRMVNQYVQLLAKRYKGKLDPSADEYIKFVVDGTARMRQMIVDLLEFSRVGTKEKPLEPTNLEEVISQVTTNLSVAIDESGAKVTHATMPVVMADFTQIMHVFQNLVGNAIKFRKEGVPPEVHIGAEKKGDEWVFSVSDNGIGIDPKYFNKLFIIFQRLNSASQYKGNGIGLAICKKIVERHGGRIWVESTPGVGTTFYFTLPAKAEAQENSTEKLAEQVAS